A genome region from Chthonomonas sp. includes the following:
- a CDS encoding bifunctional oligoribonuclease/PAP phosphatase NrnA translates to MNDLPLLAEEFRARLESASSVLVVSHLNPDGDAIGSSLAVSFYLDQLGIKHEVLNQNESPLNLRWMPGIDRLKTETRRKHEVAVVLDLNTFDRLGRVHDAVMATDSILLVDHHVPQDEIGDLRIVDQTAPATALILYRLFKQLGAEFTPKLATALLTGVVTDTGSFRFRNTTPEALTMAADLLAHGGELNRINEEVFGKRTLEGVLLMRKALDNMQLLRDNRLAMSVLRAEDFASIGAIENNTEGLVNELLSIDTAQIAVLLRQPSPERKVRASVRSREPFDVATALRPLGGGGHRNAAGVTFEVDIDTAEEQLVEVLSACLAASS, encoded by the coding sequence TTGAACGACCTTCCCCTTCTCGCCGAGGAGTTCCGCGCGCGGTTAGAATCCGCATCCTCGGTCCTCGTTGTTTCGCACCTTAATCCGGATGGTGATGCCATCGGGTCTTCCCTTGCCGTCAGCTTCTATCTCGATCAGCTCGGCATCAAGCACGAGGTGCTGAACCAAAACGAATCGCCGTTGAATCTGCGCTGGATGCCCGGCATTGACCGCCTCAAAACCGAAACCCGACGCAAGCACGAGGTGGCGGTGGTTCTCGACCTCAACACGTTTGACCGCCTTGGGCGAGTCCACGACGCCGTCATGGCGACCGATTCGATTTTGCTGGTGGACCACCACGTGCCGCAAGACGAGATTGGCGACCTGCGGATAGTGGACCAAACCGCCCCCGCGACGGCGCTGATTCTCTACCGATTGTTCAAGCAGCTGGGCGCGGAATTTACGCCGAAACTCGCGACGGCGCTGCTCACGGGCGTCGTGACCGACACCGGTAGCTTCCGGTTCCGCAACACCACGCCCGAGGCGCTCACCATGGCCGCCGACCTGCTGGCCCATGGCGGCGAACTCAACCGCATCAACGAGGAAGTCTTCGGCAAGAGAACGCTCGAAGGCGTGCTGCTGATGCGCAAAGCGCTCGACAACATGCAGCTCTTGCGCGATAACCGCCTGGCGATGAGCGTGCTCCGCGCCGAAGATTTTGCCTCCATCGGCGCGATTGAGAACAACACTGAGGGCCTGGTCAACGAACTTCTGTCCATCGATACGGCGCAGATCGCGGTGCTGTTGCGGCAACCCAGCCCGGAGCGCAAGGTCCGCGCGAGCGTGCGCTCACGCGAGCCGTTCGACGTAGCCACCGCGCTGCGACCGCTCGGCGGAGGCGGCCACCGCAACGCGGCGGGCGTAACCTTTGAGGTGGACATTGACACCGCCGAAGAGCAACTGGTGGAGGTGCTTAGCGCATGCTTAGCGGCATCCTCGTAA
- a CDS encoding FAD-dependent oxidoreductase: MQVAVIGAGIVGLSAALHLSRRGHQVTVFEQFPLFHNRGSSHGRTRIVRRAYPDAFFTGLMSEAYPMWAELEALSGVDLVDECGLLYFGSEESPRVVSMVAALASLGVPHRVLSTRDVGEVFPRLRLRAGEVGVFTPEAGVVQAEKALRATHALAVGGGVEFIQRRADPMALGAEFDAVVLAAGAWVPDTAPTKPAVTVQTFGYAQLDLTGPVWINDDTLGYGFPADEWGAKIGFHQAGPEIHPDDTRPAADDQLAAIRELVAARFGVEDCPIVGVETCLYTSYPDEMFRMGWVGDNVLWVSACSGHGFKLGPWVGRTLAGIVEGAGIPEAFRAR, translated from the coding sequence ATGCAGGTGGCGGTCATTGGGGCGGGGATTGTAGGCCTGAGTGCGGCTTTGCACTTGTCGCGCCGGGGGCATCAGGTGACGGTGTTCGAGCAGTTTCCCCTTTTTCACAATCGAGGGAGCAGTCATGGACGCACGCGCATTGTGCGCCGCGCTTATCCGGATGCGTTTTTTACAGGTTTGATGAGTGAGGCGTATCCGATGTGGGCTGAGTTGGAGGCTCTTTCGGGGGTGGATTTGGTGGATGAGTGCGGGCTGCTCTATTTTGGGAGCGAGGAGTCGCCCCGGGTGGTTTCCATGGTCGCGGCGTTGGCTTCGTTGGGCGTGCCGCATAGGGTGCTTTCGACTCGCGACGTAGGGGAGGTGTTTCCCCGTTTGCGGCTTCGGGCGGGTGAGGTCGGGGTGTTTACGCCGGAGGCGGGCGTGGTTCAGGCGGAAAAAGCGTTGCGCGCGACTCATGCGCTGGCGGTAGGGGGCGGGGTTGAGTTCATCCAGCGGCGCGCCGATCCGATGGCGCTTGGGGCCGAGTTTGATGCGGTGGTTCTGGCCGCGGGCGCGTGGGTGCCGGATACGGCTCCGACCAAGCCGGCCGTGACCGTGCAGACCTTTGGCTATGCGCAACTGGACCTGACCGGCCCGGTTTGGATTAACGATGACACGCTGGGCTATGGATTCCCGGCCGATGAGTGGGGCGCGAAGATCGGGTTTCATCAGGCGGGGCCGGAGATTCATCCGGACGATACGCGGCCCGCGGCTGACGACCAGTTGGCGGCGATTCGCGAGCTGGTGGCGGCGCGGTTCGGGGTTGAGGACTGCCCGATTGTGGGGGTGGAGACTTGCCTTTACACGAGCTACCCGGACGAGATGTTCCGGATGGGCTGGGTCGGCGACAACGTGCTCTGGGTGAGCGCGTGCAGCGGGCACGGGTTCAAGTTGGGTCCGTGGGTGGGTCGGACGCTGGCGGGGATTGTGGAGGGCGCGGGGATTCCGGAGGCGTTTCGGGCACGGTAG
- a CDS encoding TerC family protein translates to MLFVLGMLALDLGVFHKESHEVGMKEALTWSGVWISLALVFNVLIYFFWDKIGTSSGYTASQASTAFFTGYLIEKALSVDNIFVFILVFSFFKVPAKYQHRVLFYGILGALIFRAIFIAAGASLLERFHWMVIVFGVFLILTGIKMLVLKDKKLDPEKNPIIRGFRKIMPVTPDYVGQNFFTRIHGRLWATPLFIALLFVELTDIIFAVDSIPAIFAITRDPFIVFTSNVFAILGLRALFFALAGLMNLFHYLSYGLAAILVFVGGKMIYSFWDKFPVGISLAVIAGILVLSVWVSLKFPPKNPSHALPEQAS, encoded by the coding sequence ATGCTCTTCGTGTTGGGCATGCTTGCCCTTGACCTTGGCGTCTTTCATAAAGAATCCCATGAAGTGGGCATGAAGGAAGCTCTGACTTGGAGCGGCGTTTGGATCAGTTTGGCCCTTGTGTTCAACGTCCTGATCTACTTCTTTTGGGATAAGATCGGCACGTCCAGCGGGTACACCGCCTCGCAAGCGTCAACTGCGTTCTTTACTGGGTACTTAATCGAGAAAGCGCTCAGTGTAGACAATATATTTGTCTTCATTCTGGTGTTCTCGTTCTTTAAGGTTCCGGCAAAGTATCAGCACCGGGTGCTGTTCTACGGGATTCTCGGGGCGCTGATCTTCCGCGCGATCTTTATCGCGGCCGGTGCTTCGCTTCTTGAGCGATTCCACTGGATGGTGATCGTGTTCGGCGTGTTCCTGATCCTCACGGGCATTAAGATGCTGGTGCTGAAGGATAAGAAGTTGGACCCCGAGAAGAATCCGATCATTCGCGGGTTCCGCAAGATCATGCCGGTGACGCCGGACTACGTGGGGCAAAACTTCTTCACGCGGATCCATGGCCGCTTGTGGGCGACGCCGCTGTTCATTGCGCTGCTGTTTGTCGAGTTGACCGACATCATCTTCGCGGTAGATTCGATCCCGGCGATCTTCGCGATTACTCGCGATCCGTTTATCGTGTTCACGTCGAACGTGTTTGCGATTCTTGGTCTCCGCGCACTGTTCTTCGCTCTCGCTGGATTGATGAATCTGTTCCACTATCTGAGTTACGGTCTCGCCGCGATTCTGGTGTTTGTGGGCGGCAAGATGATCTACAGCTTTTGGGACAAGTTTCCGGTTGGAATCTCCTTGGCGGTCATCGCCGGAATCCTGGTGCTTTCGGTGTGGGTTTCGCTCAAGTTCCCGCCGAAGAATCCCTCCCACGCTCTGCCTGAGCAGGCAAGCTAA
- a CDS encoding DUF2752 domain-containing protein, with translation MRDSGERERIEFRELVSWQRDVPRKYLVGQFLFFWLWVGITVFGIILTPSSVGHGTHQQLGLPPCAAVLMFGRPCPGCGLTTSWTATLHGKLTQAFSAHALGPVLYLGFTVGALICGYGFVKGWRWRSESRTLSMVLLIALGVFITYGLVRWFTTRMYYSPEIPLGR, from the coding sequence ATGCGTGATTCCGGCGAACGTGAGCGAATAGAGTTCCGCGAGCTTGTTTCGTGGCAGCGCGACGTGCCGCGCAAGTACCTGGTCGGCCAGTTCCTCTTTTTTTGGCTCTGGGTGGGCATCACGGTGTTCGGCATCATTCTCACGCCAAGTTCAGTTGGCCACGGCACGCACCAGCAATTGGGATTGCCGCCCTGCGCGGCTGTGCTGATGTTCGGCCGACCCTGTCCCGGTTGCGGCCTCACGACATCGTGGACCGCGACCTTGCACGGCAAGCTGACGCAGGCGTTTTCCGCGCACGCGCTCGGCCCCGTTTTGTACCTGGGATTCACCGTCGGCGCGCTCATTTGCGGCTATGGGTTCGTCAAGGGGTGGCGATGGCGTTCGGAAAGCCGCACACTTTCCATGGTGCTACTCATCGCCCTGGGCGTTTTTATCACCTATGGGCTCGTGCGCTGGTTCACCACCCGGATGTACTATTCGCCCGAGATTCCTCTCGGGCGATAA
- a CDS encoding FAD-binding oxidoreductase, whose protein sequence is MILRNEMIARHAGYGMVDIADSYTVLVNSEADVRQALFLAAEAERTVCLRGQGRSYGDASIDREQVTLDLTAMNRILEFDAESGVVRLEPGVTIRQLADAALPQGWWPPVVSGTAHVTIGGALAMNIHGKNHFAAGSLAEHALSITVLKADGESVTLTPDHPDWVWMISSAGLLGVITEVTMQLHRVVSGNLEVTCWRSPDWLATLDDFLAPTIDFDYLVGWIDMFDPDGRAVVHGAVYESEPNQASLQHAARAPSGLKAKLVPLMRLLNNRFGVRLTNAAKYMLTKRNPHAFRQSLNDFNFLLDSIPEWRGVYRHGFAQYQVFIPSEHAREILPLIADTCRSARFTPHLAVLKRHRADQVPLSWALDGVSLAMDFPHSARLEEHLAELTRMVIGCGGKFYMAKDRVLNADEFAMSLGQDVIEEFIEVKRRWDPEGRFATQLGRRLGLVEASGYHLGS, encoded by the coding sequence TTGATCCTTCGGAACGAGATGATCGCCCGCCACGCCGGATACGGCATGGTGGACATCGCCGACAGCTACACGGTGCTCGTCAATTCGGAAGCGGACGTGCGGCAAGCGTTATTTCTAGCCGCGGAAGCCGAGCGCACGGTGTGCCTGCGCGGGCAGGGCCGAAGCTACGGTGATGCCAGCATCGACCGCGAACAGGTTACGCTCGACCTGACGGCGATGAACCGGATTCTCGAGTTCGATGCCGAGTCCGGCGTGGTGAGGCTTGAGCCGGGCGTCACCATTCGCCAACTCGCCGACGCCGCGCTCCCGCAAGGCTGGTGGCCGCCGGTGGTGAGCGGCACCGCTCACGTGACCATCGGCGGTGCGCTCGCGATGAACATTCACGGCAAAAATCACTTCGCGGCGGGCAGCCTGGCCGAACACGCGCTCAGCATCACCGTCCTCAAGGCCGACGGCGAGTCGGTCACTTTAACGCCAGACCACCCCGACTGGGTCTGGATGATCAGTTCGGCGGGCCTGCTTGGAGTCATCACCGAGGTCACGATGCAGCTTCATCGCGTGGTTTCTGGGAACCTGGAGGTCACGTGCTGGCGGTCGCCAGACTGGCTGGCGACGCTCGACGACTTCCTCGCGCCGACCATTGATTTTGATTACCTCGTGGGTTGGATCGACATGTTCGACCCCGACGGACGCGCCGTTGTCCATGGCGCGGTTTACGAATCCGAGCCGAATCAGGCGTCGTTGCAACATGCCGCGCGCGCTCCGAGCGGCCTCAAAGCCAAGCTCGTTCCGCTGATGCGACTCCTCAACAACCGGTTTGGCGTGCGCCTCACCAACGCCGCGAAGTACATGCTCACGAAGCGCAACCCGCACGCGTTTCGGCAGTCGCTCAACGACTTCAACTTCTTGCTCGATTCGATTCCCGAGTGGCGCGGCGTGTATCGCCACGGGTTCGCCCAGTATCAAGTGTTCATCCCGAGCGAGCACGCCCGCGAGATTCTGCCGCTCATCGCCGACACGTGTCGCTCGGCCCGATTCACGCCGCATTTGGCCGTGCTCAAGCGGCACCGCGCGGACCAGGTTCCGCTGAGTTGGGCGCTCGATGGCGTCAGTTTGGCGATGGACTTCCCGCACTCCGCCAGATTGGAGGAGCACCTCGCCGAGCTGACGCGCATGGTCATTGGGTGCGGCGGCAAGTTTTACATGGCCAAAGACCGCGTGCTCAACGCGGATGAGTTTGCCATGAGCCTCGGACAAGATGTCATCGAAGAGTTCATCGAGGTCAAGCGCCGCTGGGATCCGGAGGGCAGATTCGCCACCCAACTCGGGCGACGGCTGGGGCTGGTGGAGGCTTCCGGGTACCATTTAGGAAGTTGA
- a CDS encoding HAD-IA family hydrolase, protein MTFPELLQGKTAILFDVDGTLVDTMEMLVAGLGDSFEHFSGRRPPREELLAMMGVALREQMDYYGMDQRTEETNAERCHATVDNYMRHRETQRIYQETVDALQLAQSLGYRTALVTSRNHRELAELFHDFPVLQQVDSAISSSDVVHPKPAPDSALLACDRLGVLPEEAVMLGDSKFDMGCAQSAGVLALAVTYGAGDPNDLAPFAPAWTFRSPAEVLRAFQELTPLCEPRKLANQTHP, encoded by the coding sequence ATGACGTTTCCCGAACTATTGCAAGGCAAAACCGCCATCTTGTTTGATGTTGACGGCACCCTTGTCGATACGATGGAGATGTTGGTGGCGGGCCTCGGCGACAGCTTTGAGCATTTTTCCGGTCGCCGTCCGCCCCGCGAGGAGCTTCTCGCGATGATGGGCGTTGCTCTTCGCGAGCAGATGGATTACTACGGCATGGACCAGCGCACCGAGGAAACAAACGCCGAGCGCTGCCACGCCACCGTCGACAATTACATGCGACACCGAGAGACCCAGCGCATCTACCAAGAAACGGTGGATGCCCTTCAGCTGGCGCAATCTCTCGGCTACCGAACCGCGCTCGTCACCAGCCGCAATCATCGCGAGTTGGCGGAGCTTTTTCACGATTTCCCGGTCCTCCAGCAAGTGGACAGTGCGATTTCATCGAGCGATGTGGTGCATCCCAAGCCCGCGCCCGATTCCGCCCTCCTCGCCTGTGACCGTTTAGGAGTGTTGCCCGAAGAAGCAGTGATGCTGGGCGACTCCAAGTTTGATATGGGTTGTGCCCAAAGTGCCGGAGTCCTCGCCTTAGCGGTGACCTACGGCGCGGGCGACCCCAACGACCTGGCACCCTTTGCCCCCGCCTGGACTTTTCGTTCCCCGGCCGAGGTGCTCCGTGCCTTCCAAGAATTAACCCCCTTATGCGAACCAAGAAAACTAGCGAATCAGACGCACCCGTAG
- the truB gene encoding tRNA pseudouridine(55) synthase TruB yields the protein MLSGILVIDKPHGITSHDAVAAMRRRFQTKRVGHAGTLDPLATGVLVIAIGNATRFLQYLPLEPKIYECEVTFGETRNTQDAEGEVTSNAPVPDNLEELIRKHLPTLTGAIQQIPPMFSAVKRQGKPLYFYARQGQEIEREPRPVTIHKFDLVEVQEGKAHLYIECSGGTYVRTLAHDLGQLVGCGAYLTGLTRTVVGNFTLEEAAPLEEVRDEEVIPIREALSNVPEFMLNLGQEKLVLNGGEVRAARPIDGDLVQLVNTAGATISIAKVQPPYHMQPLCVIPANVSE from the coding sequence ATGCTTAGCGGCATCCTCGTAATCGACAAGCCGCACGGCATCACCTCGCACGACGCGGTCGCGGCCATGCGCCGACGATTCCAAACGAAGCGCGTCGGCCACGCGGGCACCCTCGATCCGCTCGCCACTGGTGTGCTCGTCATCGCCATCGGGAATGCCACCAGGTTCCTGCAGTATCTTCCTCTGGAACCCAAGATTTACGAGTGCGAGGTCACCTTTGGCGAGACTCGCAACACCCAGGACGCGGAGGGCGAAGTCACCAGCAACGCGCCCGTGCCCGACAACCTCGAAGAGCTAATTCGCAAACACCTGCCGACGCTCACCGGCGCCATCCAGCAGATTCCGCCGATGTTCAGCGCCGTGAAGCGTCAAGGCAAGCCGCTCTACTTTTACGCCCGTCAAGGGCAGGAAATCGAACGGGAGCCGCGCCCGGTGACGATCCACAAGTTCGATCTGGTCGAGGTGCAAGAGGGCAAAGCGCACCTCTACATCGAGTGTTCGGGCGGCACCTACGTGCGCACGCTGGCACACGATCTCGGGCAACTCGTCGGTTGCGGTGCGTACCTCACGGGCCTCACTCGCACGGTGGTTGGCAATTTCACGCTGGAAGAAGCCGCTCCGCTTGAGGAAGTGCGTGACGAAGAAGTGATTCCGATTCGCGAGGCGCTCTCGAACGTGCCCGAGTTTATGCTCAACCTAGGTCAAGAAAAGCTCGTGCTCAACGGCGGCGAAGTGCGCGCAGCGAGGCCAATCGACGGCGACCTGGTGCAGTTGGTCAACACCGCCGGGGCGACCATCAGCATCGCCAAGGTCCAGCCACCGTATCATATGCAACCGCTATGCGTGATTCCGGCGAACGTGAGCGAATAG
- the hutH gene encoding histidine ammonia-lyase has protein sequence MLKLNGEPLSLTDIHAVAQQGATVELGASARERIAASRRVVEDILARGEVMYGINTGFGRLSTVVIPAEKMGELQLNLVRSHACGVGEPLPEPIVRTMMLLRANVLAKGVSGARPRCAEILTELLNKGVTPRIPSRGSVGASGDLAPLAHLALVLIGEGFATYQGEPMSGGEALGKAGIEPLVLQAKEGLALLNGTQAIGAVGWHALERAYRLVRVGTRIAVMSMEALRDSPAAFDERIQAVRPHAGQGEVATWLRQDFEGSEIRESHRFGDDRVQDAYSLRCMPQVHGAILDVLRHVESVLAIESGSGTDNPLVFAAEGDVISGGNFHGAPLAYAMDYAAIAMADFMSISERRIERLVNPDLSEGLPAFLAKSPGMESGFMMAQVTAAALLCEARSLAHPASCDNTPTSAGKEDHVSMGMTAALQFEQIVGLAEHVVAVEALAAVEGLEFRRPMRSSAVIEQLREEIRRIVPPVTADRAFGYDIEVLAEALRAGTIEASTP, from the coding sequence ATGCTTAAGCTCAACGGCGAGCCGCTTTCCCTCACCGACATCCACGCCGTCGCCCAGCAAGGTGCGACCGTCGAACTCGGCGCATCGGCCCGCGAACGCATCGCGGCGAGCCGCCGCGTGGTCGAGGACATTCTCGCCCGCGGCGAAGTCATGTACGGCATCAACACCGGCTTTGGCCGCCTGAGCACGGTGGTGATTCCCGCCGAAAAAATGGGTGAGCTCCAGCTCAACTTGGTGCGGTCGCACGCCTGCGGAGTCGGCGAGCCGCTGCCCGAGCCGATCGTGCGCACCATGATGCTGCTCCGCGCCAACGTGCTCGCCAAAGGCGTCAGCGGCGCGCGCCCGCGCTGCGCCGAAATCCTCACTGAACTTCTGAACAAGGGCGTCACGCCGCGCATTCCTAGCCGCGGAAGCGTCGGCGCGAGCGGCGATCTTGCCCCCCTGGCGCATCTCGCGCTGGTGCTCATCGGCGAAGGCTTCGCCACCTATCAAGGCGAGCCGATGTCGGGCGGGGAAGCTCTCGGCAAGGCGGGCATTGAGCCGCTCGTTCTCCAGGCCAAAGAAGGTCTCGCGTTGCTCAACGGAACCCAGGCCATCGGTGCGGTCGGCTGGCATGCGCTGGAGCGCGCATATCGCCTCGTGCGGGTTGGCACTCGCATCGCGGTGATGTCCATGGAAGCCCTGCGCGACAGCCCCGCCGCGTTCGACGAACGAATCCAGGCGGTGCGTCCCCATGCCGGGCAAGGCGAGGTGGCCACGTGGCTCCGCCAAGATTTCGAAGGTAGCGAAATCCGCGAAAGCCATCGTTTTGGCGACGATCGCGTGCAAGACGCCTATTCGCTACGCTGCATGCCACAGGTACATGGCGCGATTTTGGATGTACTGCGGCACGTCGAAAGCGTGCTCGCCATCGAAAGCGGCTCGGGCACGGACAATCCGCTCGTGTTCGCGGCTGAGGGGGATGTGATTTCCGGGGGCAACTTCCACGGCGCGCCGCTGGCCTACGCCATGGACTACGCCGCGATCGCAATGGCCGACTTTATGAGCATCAGCGAGCGGCGCATTGAGCGGCTCGTGAACCCCGATCTCAGCGAGGGTTTGCCCGCCTTTTTGGCCAAATCGCCGGGCATGGAAAGCGGTTTCATGATGGCTCAGGTCACGGCCGCCGCCCTGCTTTGCGAGGCGCGCTCGTTGGCGCACCCGGCCAGCTGCGATAACACACCGACCTCAGCCGGCAAGGAAGATCACGTGAGCATGGGTATGACCGCCGCGCTGCAGTTCGAGCAAATCGTAGGTCTGGCCGAGCATGTCGTCGCGGTCGAGGCCCTGGCCGCCGTCGAGGGTTTGGAATTCCGCCGACCGATGCGATCGAGCGCAGTGATTGAGCAACTCAGAGAAGAAATCCGCCGGATTGTGCCGCCCGTCACCGCCGACCGCGCCTTTGGATATGACATTGAAGTGTTGGCCGAGGCCCTCCGAGCGGGTACAATTGAAGCTTCCACTCCATGA
- the era gene encoding GTPase Era: MSFRCGAVALVGKPNVGKSTLTNLLVGQKVTIVSNKPQTTRVSIRGIVTTTDYQVVLVDTPGLHAAHTELQKLMNKSAAGSLGDVDLVLVVVDASRKPDKEDETLADMVSKTWKYPYAEENPGKSGILLCLNKMDRLKAEDVVEHTEAYMRLFNAEESMLTCLTKRLNHHLLLKMIVDRLPEQEALFPEDAITDSPMRSIAAELVREKALALTQKEVPHSIGVMVDHWEDEPNMTTIHASIIVEKQGQKAIIIGRGGSMIKQIGTQARLEIEEMIGRKVNLDLTVKVRPEWRQSARMLHELDYL; the protein is encoded by the coding sequence ATGAGTTTTCGCTGCGGGGCCGTCGCCCTGGTCGGAAAGCCCAACGTCGGCAAGAGCACGCTGACCAACCTTCTGGTTGGTCAGAAGGTGACTATCGTCTCAAACAAGCCGCAAACCACCCGCGTCTCAATCCGGGGCATCGTCACAACCACTGACTACCAAGTTGTGTTGGTAGACACGCCCGGCTTGCACGCCGCTCACACCGAGCTGCAGAAGTTGATGAACAAGTCGGCGGCGGGTTCACTCGGCGACGTGGACCTTGTCCTCGTCGTGGTGGACGCGAGTCGTAAGCCGGACAAGGAAGACGAGACCTTGGCCGACATGGTTAGCAAGACCTGGAAGTACCCCTACGCCGAAGAGAATCCCGGCAAGTCGGGCATTCTGCTGTGCCTTAACAAGATGGATCGCCTGAAAGCGGAGGACGTGGTGGAACACACCGAAGCCTACATGCGGTTGTTCAATGCCGAGGAAAGCATGCTCACCTGCTTGACCAAGCGACTGAACCACCACCTGCTCCTCAAAATGATTGTGGATCGCTTGCCCGAACAAGAAGCCCTGTTCCCGGAAGATGCGATTACTGACTCGCCAATGCGCTCGATCGCGGCGGAACTCGTGCGCGAAAAAGCCTTGGCCCTCACTCAAAAAGAGGTGCCGCACAGCATTGGCGTGATGGTGGATCACTGGGAGGACGAGCCGAACATGACCACGATCCACGCCAGCATCATCGTCGAAAAGCAGGGGCAAAAGGCCATCATCATCGGGCGTGGCGGGAGCATGATCAAGCAGATCGGCACCCAGGCTCGGCTCGAAATCGAGGAGATGATCGGTCGGAAAGTCAATTTGGACCTGACTGTGAAGGTGCGGCCCGAGTGGCGACAAAGCGCGCGGATGCTTCACGAACTCGACTACCTCTAA
- the aspS gene encoding aspartate--tRNA ligase, with protein MSFSQRTHLGGSLRADHAGQTVTLNGWAHKVRDLGGVTFVDVRDRSGLVQVVFDPTKLPDGADVRNECCIAVTGQVRMRDEAVRNPKMATGDIEIAATSIEILGPAKALPFPVSDEEQMKSVNEELRVKYRYLDIRRPSMHRMLALRAAATGKLRRYLEDQGFLEIETPIFTKSTPEGARDYLVPYRLEPGKFYALPQSPQQYKQILMVAGMERYFQIARCFRDEAQRADRQPEFTQLDLEMSFVTQEDILTLIEGMTRTVTNELIDQFELPLNHVEPFWRMPYDESMERYGCDKPDRRFDLELFDVSEEVRNSGFGVFSGAVEGGGRVRGVRYPGGIVLSRKEVTGLEDYCKEFGAKGMAFLYVARNTDDGEGVITTPSGKFVRGGCSKMLSGGELDAILAKSSAEPGDLLCFIADHYASANNILYRLRNEIGQRCGLRDPRKLSFGYVIDFPLVEWNPDARRWDSVHHPFTAPKADDMQYLDSDPGRVRADCYDIVCNGGEWASGSIRINRPDIQAKIFDLLGIDEATQQARFGHILEAFQYGAPPHGGIAPGIDRYIMLLLGIENIRDVMAFPKMGNGYDPFMDAPSTIDPMQWAELGLRVT; from the coding sequence ATGAGTTTTTCTCAGCGCACGCATTTGGGTGGGTCCCTCCGGGCCGACCACGCCGGCCAAACCGTTACGCTTAACGGTTGGGCGCATAAGGTCCGCGACCTCGGTGGCGTGACCTTTGTGGACGTGCGCGACCGCAGCGGACTCGTGCAGGTTGTGTTTGACCCGACCAAACTTCCGGACGGAGCCGATGTTCGCAACGAGTGCTGCATTGCCGTGACCGGCCAAGTGCGGATGCGCGACGAGGCCGTGCGCAACCCCAAGATGGCGACGGGCGACATCGAAATCGCCGCCACCAGCATCGAAATTCTCGGCCCAGCGAAGGCGTTGCCGTTCCCGGTGAGCGACGAAGAGCAGATGAAATCGGTGAACGAGGAGCTGCGCGTCAAGTATCGCTACCTCGACATCCGCCGCCCGAGCATGCACCGCATGCTGGCCCTGCGCGCCGCCGCTACCGGCAAGTTGCGCCGGTACTTGGAGGATCAAGGCTTCCTCGAAATCGAAACCCCGATCTTTACGAAGTCCACTCCCGAAGGCGCGCGCGACTACCTCGTGCCGTATCGCCTGGAGCCGGGCAAGTTTTACGCGTTGCCACAAAGCCCGCAGCAGTACAAGCAGATTCTCATGGTCGCCGGCATGGAGCGTTACTTCCAGATCGCGCGCTGCTTCCGCGACGAGGCGCAACGCGCCGACCGTCAACCCGAGTTTACGCAGCTCGACCTCGAAATGTCGTTCGTCACGCAGGAGGACATTCTCACCCTGATCGAAGGCATGACGCGCACCGTGACGAACGAGCTGATTGACCAGTTCGAACTCCCGCTGAACCATGTCGAGCCGTTCTGGCGGATGCCGTACGACGAGAGCATGGAGCGCTACGGTTGCGACAAGCCCGACCGCCGGTTTGATCTTGAGCTGTTCGACGTGAGCGAGGAAGTCCGCAACTCGGGCTTCGGAGTGTTCTCGGGAGCCGTGGAGGGCGGTGGCCGCGTGCGTGGCGTTCGCTATCCGGGCGGCATCGTGCTGAGCCGCAAGGAAGTCACGGGCCTCGAAGACTATTGCAAGGAGTTCGGCGCGAAGGGCATGGCGTTCCTTTATGTGGCTCGCAACACGGACGATGGGGAAGGGGTCATCACCACGCCGAGCGGCAAGTTTGTGCGCGGCGGCTGCAGCAAGATGCTCAGCGGCGGGGAACTCGACGCAATTTTGGCCAAGTCAAGCGCCGAGCCGGGCGACCTGCTTTGTTTTATCGCCGACCACTACGCCTCGGCGAACAATATTCTGTATCGCCTGCGCAACGAGATCGGACAGCGATGCGGCCTGCGCGATCCGCGCAAGCTCAGCTTTGGTTATGTGATTGACTTCCCGCTGGTGGAGTGGAACCCCGACGCGCGTCGTTGGGATTCGGTGCACCACCCGTTCACCGCGCCTAAGGCCGACGACATGCAGTATCTCGACAGCGACCCGGGCCGGGTGCGCGCCGACTGCTACGACATCGTGTGCAACGGCGGGGAATGGGCCTCGGGCTCGATCCGGATCAATCGCCCGGATATTCAGGCGAAGATTTTTGACTTGCTCGGCATTGACGAAGCCACGCAGCAAGCGCGGTTTGGCCACATTCTGGAGGCATTCCAATATGGCGCGCCGCCGCACGGCGGAATCGCCCCCGGCATCGACCGCTACATCATGCTGCTCTTGGGCATCGAGAACATCCGCGACGTCATGGCCTTCCCCAAGATGGGCAACGGCTACGATCCGTTTATGGATGCGCCGAGCACCATTGATCCGATGCAGTGGGCGGAACTCGGTTTACGGGTTACTTAA